Proteins from a single region of Juglans microcarpa x Juglans regia isolate MS1-56 chromosome 5S, Jm3101_v1.0, whole genome shotgun sequence:
- the LOC121267795 gene encoding transcription factor MYB41-like, with protein MGRAPCSEKNSLKKGPWTPEEDQKLLDYIQKHGYGNWRTLPKNAGLERCGKSCRLRWTNYLRPDIKRGRFSFEEEETIIQLHGILGNKWSAIAARLPGRTDNEIKNYWNTHIRKRLLRMGIDPVTHSPRLNLLELSSILSSSLCSSSQMHIMSSRFLDVQSLVNHDPDLFRLSKSLMSSSRENPNLVLQNLHENQLCSSQKQNQISQIVQPNHELQEPVQEIPPCNKLSISCVSFQSDQEQVGLEPNVDLFTSSFTDFSSSNSQPTEWQSNGMPADFTEDYVPLPSYYHGSDHHQTMMDPSSESSTFHSNNSNQNFSFTPLSSPTPLNSNSTYIINSSTEDESCREISHCTNMLKFEIPDILDMLINS; from the exons ATGGGAAGAGCTCCGTGTAGTGAGAAAAATAGCCTTAAAAAAGGACCATGGACCCCGGAGGAGGATCAGAAACTCTTGGACTATATTCAGAAACATGGGTATGGCAATTGGAGAACGCTACCAAAGAATGCTg GACTTGAAAGGTGCGGAAAGAGCTGCCGACTTCGATGGACTAACTATTTGAGACCCGATATTAAGAGAGGCAGATTTTCTTTCGAAGAAGAAGAGACAATTATTCAGCTACATGGTATATTGGGCAACAA GTGGTCTGCCATTGCAGCTCGCTTGCCTGGAAGGACAGACaacgaaataaaaaattactggAACACACACATTAGAAAGAGGCTCCTACGAATGGGAATCGATCCGGTTACTCACAGTCCACGCCTCAATCTTCTTGAGCTCTCCTCAATTCTAAGTTCATCTCTCTGCAGTTCATCTCAGATGCACATCATGTCATCAAGGTTTCTTGATGTTCAATCTTTAGTAAATCATGATCCAGACCTTTTTAGGCTATCCAAATCTCTAATGTCATCCAGCCGTGAAAACCCAAACTTAGTTCTTCAAAATCTCCATGAAAACCAGCTTTGCAGTtcccaaaaacaaaaccaaatttcacaaattgTCCAACCGAATCATGAACTTCAAGAACCTGTTCAAGAAATTCCACCATGCAACAAATTGTCTATCTCTTGCGTTTCATTCCAAAGTGATCAAGAACAAGTCGGTTTGGAGCCCAATGTAGATTTGTTCACATCAAGTTTCACTGATTTCAGCTCTTCCAACTCCCAACCAACCGAGTGGCAAAGCAACGGGATGCCTGCAGATTTTACTGAAGATTATGTTCCTCTACCAAGTTATTATCATGGGTCTGACCATCATCAAACTATGATGGATCCTTCTTCTGAATCATCAACTTTCCACTCCAACAACAGCAACCAGAATTTCAGCTTCACACCTTTATCGAGCCCAACACCATTGAATTCGAATTcaacatatatcatcaataGCAGCACTGAAGATGAAAGCTGCAGGGAGATCAGCCATTGCACCAACATGTTGAAATTCGAAATCCCAGATATCTTGGATATGTTAATCAATTCATGA